A region from the Cryptococcus gattii WM276 chromosome H, complete sequence genome encodes:
- a CDS encoding Hypothetical Protein (Similar to TIGR gene model, INSD accession AAW45685.1), producing the protein MAASKRPFADPGPSNKESPPLSESDLSDSETEVDSDKETASSSFGNAEKKKIAPATIRYPLRTMEAKEIVNVEEHDNRASQKREINSSEIRTTNLEDDTDSDVSGDDYSTDTTAVESNTESEGWKKRSKVSSRKPIYPPSTKLRTKKQSKLTQADYLSRSQKLHDSYIQRPPVWASCCGDCSRCWQGTWSWGGWKWLIRKLPFLLAFAMLLCGAVCAATGPQTGVWALEAGGYKFGGLGWCDSQESKCQEGVLYSGATVGGQWPPITVPILLLCFGFLAILQSTFLLFTFLFIRHGALSCCSDPEFQRQNVRGLQQDPRRVKSLIWFERTMTFSGIAYSAVAVILVIWVSQTNAEGGVGYKLWAYDSNACITSAARRQKRGGKYEETYYEDPDEDEVIVSRNGADTVERPKRRIRKY; encoded by the exons ATGGCAGCTTCAAAGAGACCTTTTGCGGATCCTGGTCCTAGTAATAAAGAATCCCCCCCCCTTTCTGAAAGTGATCTCAGCGATAGTGAGACGGAAGTTGACTCTGACAAGGAAACTGCCTCATCAAGCTTCGGAAATGcggaaaagaaaaagatCGCGCCAGCTACGATTCGGTATCCATTGCGAACTATGGAGGCAAAGGAAATTGTAAATGTGGAAGAGCATGATAATAGGGCCTCACAAAAAAGGGAAATTAACTCATCCGAAATACGTACTACTAACCTGGAGGACGACACGGACAGCGATGTCAGCGGTGATGACTATAGTACCGATACCACTGCCGTTGAGAGCAATACAGAAAGCGAGGGttggaaaaaaagaagtAAAGTGTCTTCCAGAAAACCGATCTATCCCCCATCAACGAAGTTGAGGACCAAGAAGCAGAGTAAACTTACACAAGCAGATTACCTATCAAGGAGCCAGAAGTTACACGATTCATATATTCAGCGACCTCCAGTATGGGCTAGCTGTTGCGGAGATTGTTCCAGGTGCTGGCAAGGCACATGGTCTTGGGGGGGTTGGAAATGGCTGATTAGAAAACTGCCATTTCTGCTGGCCTTTGCCATGCTATTATGTGGAGCTGTATGTGCAGCAACAGGGCCACAAACCGGCGTATGGGCGCTGGAGGCCGGAGGATATAAGTTTGGTGGTCTGGGATGGTGCGATTCTCAAGAATCAAA GTGTCAAGAAGGTGTTCTTTATAGTGGTGCTACCGTTGGTGGTCAATGGCCACCCATAACGGTCCCTATTCTTTTGCTATGCTTTGGGTTTT TGGCTATCCTTCAGTCGACATTTCTCCTTTTCACTTTTCTGTTTATTCGGCACGGAGCTCTGTCTTGTTGTTCGGACCCAGAGTTTCAAAGGCAAAACGTCAGAGGCCTGCAACAGGATCCCCGTAGAGTGAAGTCGTTGATATGGTTTGAAAGGACAATGACCTTCAGTGGCATTGCGTACTCAGCAGTGGCCGTTATATTGGTCATCTGGGTCAGTCAAACAAATGCAGAGGGGGGCGTGGGTTATAAATT ATGGGCGTACGATTCGAATGCTTGTATAACGTCAGCAGCTCGCCGGCAGAAACGGGGAGGCAAATATGAAGAGACCTATTACGAAGATCcggatgaagatgaagtCATTGTGTCAAGGAACGGTGCTGACACTGTTGAGAGACCGAAGAGGAGAATCAGAAAATACTGA
- a CDS encoding uncharacterized protein (Similar to TIGR gene model, INSD accession AAW45701.1) produces the protein MSSLLEESYSAPPVSITGSQSSPPPIQSYQLRQSVCEVETELLIQTFDDRILVIVTQNGKVGCLSDGHPSNLHILSILPPPPPQASLTPLLGSPPQQTLHELYVSQIATLVWWALQTSGHARRHVVVGLALKQIRNGARDEDSSEEEALVESERERYAGIMDMVSQWPGPE, from the exons ATGTCGTCTCTGCTCGAAGAATCGTATTCTGCCCCGCCTGTCTCTATCACCGGAAGCCAatcctctcctcctcctaTCCAGTCATATCAGCTTCGGCAATCTGTTTGTGAAGTCGAGACAGAGCTTCTCATCCAGACATTCGATGATCGGATATTGGTCATTGTTACTCAAAATGGTAAAGTAGGATGCCTT TCCGATGGCCATCCTTCAAATCTGCACATCCTCTCTATCcttcctccgcctccgCCTCAAGCATCTCTCACGCCCCTTTTGGGCTCACCACCTCAGCAGACTTTGCACGAGCTATATGTCTCTCAAATAGCAACTCTTGTCTGGTGGGCATTGCAAACTAGTGGTCATGCAAGAAGGCATGTGGTAGTAGGCTTGGCTCTCAAACAGATCAGAAATGGGGCGCGTGATGAGGACAGTAGCGAAGAGGAGGCTCTTGTAGAAAGCGAAAGAGAAAGATATGCTGGAATTATGGACATGGTATCTCAATGGCCAGGTCCGGAATAG
- a CDS encoding telomeric DNA binding protein, putative (Similar to TIGR gene model, INSD accession AAW45697.1) has translation MAFASSLKQLRDFLRLPTPSQEDLTFQISATLSALRIHPTSLPPSSISSTDLKALARYLPAVQNLLLQDVLPHFVSILDDRSQELVRGLFVPQKKVEGLDIRRNIALVSYLTLPSYLNAPKQGQPTLPKPMRSFLLSLLDALSTEFMLDDLYYSIFPNEGRTTKEGKDGVKTLQWEDVLRSIVSIPAKTGNAIGRWELEGDKIDAPVTLLTRLYFDRLIRRLESLLYEISQCPSPDVTPLRLVIEKLFNIGLLTSQSPNTTSRAPSLLFSLLPPLLLHLHPPSSSPLPPYPPTFLPSVFLPLPSSTLSSLINALTTHLSFYLIDPVNPLEPHKSDERIKRAVQVFQSIVGNPEVGSEAWQAVVQSVVAKKGKSSMGLGDWRGHARNRLIVGWIAQGGDVAVKAFIEIIIDTWTDPKYVKFSMFSEQFSLTHVLLLSLSLLPTYSPWLTQLSHRSRFILAFQSYLSHPDPSIRRLGMVVGEIMSELTIPETEEDQSEKKKQEDEIEELRKGLEVDEDNMDKTPKTTTPGSGSVRLKFKGMWEGTGDGREESRWLRDNVGVNDANARIGDEDEQWLLGWKDIPSTSTAEPQPIPISSQGRRATRPASTKPSSPRPRKKKPKIIMLDPDQQNDPLSGYASSSSSSSRAPSPTPEYLDEIAADPSLGLDEANKKKVKRPVYIPQLVALLKERDKPESVEMGLKWGEGLVRAKREFGVELAENAVGIALMVLGLNDNFDIEDFEEKKQGLLNALVACAPRQVTPFLCEQYFNPQFSLQHKASILTALAMGARELAGLSVPQAPRTNRSVDFPSKILPPILHNKYISSADVPSNRLLGYDPDNQLDQAIDGVRNLILSKGARKGEETVPELAREKRLRVGEVRRPKVAPVNSLAASQMGQLVQPPPVVPFKDIAAEIFIMPLINRFWQHFQDSSIREERAVMMGARYRAAGAGIVLSPMAMEKFMMALALMLDAARYSPLWLSVICPEALELAVTIGIRHPPRPLLSGEDGIDPSRAEAQVLSAALELTLVCLDISVDVDGGRTLAMDKSALVMAIGEWASGVFKVESEGGEVSAGQGGRIEGKIKAEAAGVVVKVGEIGEKWGRMGVEMGF, from the exons ATGGCTTTTGCAAGCTCTCTTAAACAATTGCGTGACTTCCTACGTCTCCCAACACCTTCCCAAGAAGACTTGACCTTCCAGATCTCCGCAACCCTTTCGGCCTTACGCATCCATCCCACAAGCTTACCGCCATCTTCGATCTCTTCGACTGACCTCAAAGCTTTGGCACGATATCTGCCAGCAGTACAAAATTTGCTACTTCAAGATGTTCTACCACATTTTGTCTCTATTCTCGATGACCGAAGCCAAGAGCTAGTGCGGGGACTGTTCGTCCCGCAGAAAAAGGTCGAAGGATTAGACATTCGAAGGAATATCGCCTTGGTCTCTTATCTTACCCTCCCTTCATATCTCAATGCGCCAAAGCAGGGCCAGCCCACCCTTCCAAAGCCGATGAGATCATTTCTCTTGTCTCTGCTTGATGCACTATCGACAGAGTTTATGCTAGATGACCTTTACTATAGTATATTTCCAAACGAAGGAAGGACAACAAAGGAGGGCAAGGATGGAGTGAAGACTTTGCAATGGGAAGATGTCTTAAGGTCAATTGTCAGCATCCCGGCCAAGACAGGAAATGCCATTGGAAGATGGGAGTTGGAAGGAGACAAAATAGATGCCCCAGTCACTTTACTAACAAG ACTCTACTTTGATAGATTAATAAGACGTTTGGAAAGTCTTCTGTATGAGATATCGCAATGTCCATCACCGG ACGTGACACCCTTACGGCTAGTCATCGAGAAGCTTTTCAATATCGGTCTGCTTACTTCCCAATCCCCTAATACCACCTCTAGAGCTCCATCTTTACTGTTCTCTCTATTGCCACCGCTACTTTTACATCTCCACccaccatcttcttctcctttaCCTCCTTATCCACCCACTTTTCTACCATCAGTGTTTCTCCCCTTGCCTTCATCGACTCTCTCGAGCTTGATTAATGCTCTTACCACGCACTTATCGTTCTACCTCATTGACCCCGTCAATCCACTGGAGCCGCACAAGTCGGATGAGCGTATCAAACGTGCTGTCCAGGTATTTCAGTCAATCGTTGGCAACCCCGAAGTCGGCAGCGAAGCTTGGCAAGCAGTAGTGCAAAGCGTAGTGGCAAAGAAAGGAAAGTCTAGTATGGGACTAGGAGATTGGAGAGGTCATGCGCGGAATAGATTGATCGTGGGTTGGATTGCACAAGGAGGAGATGTGGCGGTAAAGGCTTTTATCGAGATCATAATAGACACTTGGACAGATCCGAAATATGTCAAGTTCTCAATGTTCTCTGAACAATTTA GTTTGACACATGTTCTCCTTCTTTCGCTTTCATTACTTCCGACATACTCTCCTTGGTTAACACAACTCTCCCACCGTTCTCGGTTTATTCTTGCCTTCCAGTCATATCTCTCACATCCTGATCCTTCCATACGACGGTTAGGAATGGTGGTCGGGGAGATTATGAGTGAACTCACAATACCGGAAACCGAGGAAGATCAATCggagaaaaagaagcaAGAGGACGAAATTGAGGAGTTGCGCAAAGGGCTAGAGGTTGACGAAGACAACATGGACAAGACGCCCAAGACCACAACTCCCGGAAGTGGAAGTGTGCGACTCAAGTTCAAAGGTATGTGGGAAGGGACTGGCGACGGGAGGGAGGAGAGTAGATGGTTAAGGGACAATGTGGGAGTCAATGATGCCAATGCTAGAATTGGGGACGAGGACGAACAGTGGTTGCTTGGTTGGAAAGATATCCCATCAACTTCCACAGCCGAGCCACAACCAATACCTATATCTTCGCAAGGCCGCCGGGCTACTAGGCCTGCCAGCACCAAACCATCTTCACCTAGACctcggaagaagaaaccCAAGATCATAATGCTTGATCCTGACCAGCAAAACGATCCTCTCAGTGGCTAtgcctcttcatcttcctcttcttcgcgAGCCCCATCGCCCACGCCAGAGTATCTCGACGAAATTGCTGCCGACCCGTCCTTAGGATTAGACGAAGCCAACAAGAAAAAGGTTAAGAGGCCTGTGTACATACCGCAGCTGGTAGCACTGTTAAAGGAGAGGGATAAGCCAGAAAGTGTGGAGATGGGTCTGAAATGGGGCGAAGGTCTCGTACGGGCAAAAAGAGAATTTGGCGTTGAGCTCG CGGAGAATGCAGTTGGTATCGCTCTGATGGTTCTGGGCCTAAACGACAATTTCGATATAGAAGACTTTGAAGAAAAGAAACAAGGGTTGCTAAACGCGCTTGTCGCATGTGCGCCCAGACAGGTAACACC ATTCCTCTGTGAACAATATTTTAATCCTCAATTCTCATTACAACACAAGGCATCTATTCTCACGGCCCTCGCTATGGGAGCGAGAGAACTCGCGGGTCTCTCCGTCCCTCAAGCGCCTCGTACAAACCGATCCGTCGACTTCCCTTCCAAGATCCTTCCTCCAATCTTACACAACAAATACATTAGTAGCGCAGATGTCCCCTCAAATCGGTTATTGGGCTATGACCCCGACAACCAACTTGACCAAGCCATTGACGGGGTACGGAATCTCATCTTGTCAAAAGGTGCGCGCAAAGGTGAAGAAACAGTGCCAGAGTTGGCTCGTGAAAAACGCTTACGGGTGGGCGAGGTCAGGCGGCCGAAGGTCGCACCTGTCAACTCGCTTGCAGCCTCGCAAATGGGCCAACTCGTTCAACCTCCTCCTGTGGTACCTTTCAAAGATATTGCAGCCGAGATCTTCATCATGCCCCTCATCAACCGTTTTTGGCAACATTTTCAAGATTCTTCTATACGGGAGGAGAGAGCGGTAATGATGGGTGCTCGGTATAGAGCTGCTGGGGCGGGTATAGTTCTTTCCCCTATGGCCATGGAAAAATTCATGATGGCATTGGCATTGATGTTAGATGCTGCAAGATACTCGCCACTATGGCTGAGCGTTATTTGCCCGGAAGCACTTGAGCTTGCGGTGACGATAGGAATCAGACATCCACCAAGACCCTTATTaagtggagaagatggtATTGATCCTTCTCGTGCTGAGGCCCAAGTTCTTTCTGCTGCGTTGGAACTCACTTTAGTCTGTCTAGACATCTCTGTCGATGTGGACGGAGGTAGGACTTTGGCAATGGACAAATCTGCGCTAGTGATGGCCATAGGAGAGTGGGCAAGTGGTGTGTTCAAGGTAGAGAGCGAGGGTGGCGAAGTCAGTGCAGGTCAAGGAGGAAGAATTGAAGGAAAGATCAAAGCCGAAGCAGCTGGGGTAGTAGTGAAGGTGGGAGAGATCGGTGAAAAATGGGGGCGCATGGGGGTGGAGATGGGCTTCTGA